In the genome of Bradyrhizobium sp. CIAT3101, one region contains:
- a CDS encoding alpha/beta fold hydrolase, giving the protein MTIEGLQKWNDGPAKVLAVVLHGWGGSPKTMEYVIEATQFAFARQGVDVYAPQLPYAYRLRSVRAEKIIIDLLGAINSIVAQHGTYKRIVIVGFSLGGVFARRLFLTAADNPPHFRRGATFEGAESRPWASLVDRLVTISAFNRGWQVTGRTDWYSSFILNLLGLIGHLSPGDWRPTLFDARLGAPFIVQTRLHWLAYRRWHADIRAKRKAGIDLEPPVPRTKDPIVVQLVGRQDSFTSPLDLVDISVDGHDPSSPSHDRRYFYVEMLNTNHDRATVFDGTTDGIARRQLFIDSLTLPRRNLDKIASDPSLLADDIPQVDPTVTDAVFIMHGIRDDGFWTHHIAKAVRERAATSAPSIRARTPSYGYFAMLPFILPWIRRQKVEWLMDQYVGCRAQFPKAEFSYVGHSNGTYLAARALKDYAAANFKHVFFAGSVVRPDYDWISLVRDRRVTKIHNVRAAADWVVALLPKSVERWKKLDLGGAGFDGFQQAGKDPNVTQPTDFANGTHSAAIAESQWPHIAAFIVDGTVPPALPQTDFVPSQAAWLKPLAKSQLGLPLLVLVFGIVIPVLLAMPLFRYATGVGPASPLDDLNGGEAIAKTFVFVGYFLLLKFVITRV; this is encoded by the coding sequence GTGACGATCGAGGGTTTGCAGAAGTGGAATGACGGCCCAGCCAAGGTGTTGGCAGTTGTCCTGCATGGCTGGGGCGGCAGCCCCAAAACCATGGAATATGTGATCGAAGCGACACAATTTGCCTTCGCGAGGCAGGGTGTCGACGTCTACGCGCCGCAATTGCCCTACGCCTACCGCTTGAGGTCCGTTCGCGCGGAGAAAATAATCATCGATCTCCTGGGTGCGATCAATAGCATCGTCGCCCAGCATGGAACATATAAGCGCATCGTCATTGTCGGCTTCAGCCTCGGCGGCGTATTCGCGCGGCGGCTGTTTCTGACCGCCGCGGACAATCCGCCGCATTTTCGGCGCGGGGCGACGTTCGAAGGGGCAGAGTCGCGGCCGTGGGCGTCACTGGTCGACCGCTTGGTGACCATCAGCGCGTTCAACCGCGGCTGGCAGGTCACGGGGCGCACCGACTGGTACTCGTCCTTTATTCTCAATCTGCTCGGCTTGATCGGTCATCTGTCGCCTGGCGACTGGCGCCCGACCCTCTTTGACGCGCGCCTTGGCGCGCCCTTCATCGTGCAGACCCGCCTGCACTGGCTGGCCTACCGCCGATGGCATGCAGACATCAGGGCTAAGAGGAAGGCCGGGATCGATTTGGAGCCGCCAGTACCCCGCACCAAGGACCCGATCGTGGTTCAGCTGGTCGGCCGGCAAGACAGTTTCACGTCGCCGTTGGATCTGGTTGATATCTCGGTCGACGGCCATGACCCGTCGTCGCCGTCGCACGACCGGCGCTACTTCTATGTTGAAATGCTCAACACCAATCACGACCGTGCAACGGTCTTTGATGGTACGACCGACGGCATCGCGCGGCGCCAGCTGTTCATTGATTCGCTAACACTGCCCCGGCGAAATCTCGATAAAATCGCGAGCGACCCTTCATTGCTGGCGGATGACATTCCGCAGGTCGATCCAACCGTCACGGATGCGGTGTTCATTATGCACGGCATCCGTGACGACGGCTTCTGGACGCACCACATCGCCAAAGCCGTTCGCGAACGCGCGGCCACCAGCGCGCCCAGCATTCGGGCGCGCACGCCGAGTTACGGGTATTTCGCGATGCTGCCGTTCATATTGCCGTGGATCAGACGGCAGAAAGTTGAATGGCTGATGGATCAGTACGTCGGCTGCAGGGCGCAATTTCCCAAGGCCGAGTTCAGCTATGTTGGCCATTCCAACGGAACCTATCTTGCCGCGCGCGCGCTCAAGGACTATGCGGCGGCAAACTTCAAGCACGTGTTCTTCGCCGGCAGCGTTGTCAGACCGGATTACGACTGGATCAGCCTGGTGCGGGACCGCCGCGTCACCAAAATCCACAACGTTCGAGCTGCCGCCGATTGGGTTGTCGCGCTGTTGCCTAAGAGTGTCGAACGCTGGAAGAAGCTCGATCTCGGCGGCGCCGGGTTCGACGGCTTCCAGCAGGCGGGAAAGGACCCCAACGTCACGCAGCCAACCGATTTTGCCAACGGCACGCACAGTGCGGCGATTGCGGAAAGCCAGTGGCCGCATATTGCGGCGTTCATCGTCGATGGCACGGTGCCGCCCGCATTGCCGCAGACCGATTTCGTTCCTTCACAGGCCGCCTGGCTGAAGCCGCTCGCGAAATCCCAACTCGGATTGCCCCTACTTGTTCTCGTCTTCGGGATCGTGATCCCGGTGCTGTTGGCCATGCCGCTGTTCCGATACGCGACCGGAGTGGGGCCGGCATCGCCGCTGGATGATCTGAACGGCGGGGAAGCGATCGCGAAGACCTTCGTCTTCGTAGGCTATTTTCTGCTGTTGAAGTTCGTCATCACTCGGGTCTGA
- a CDS encoding CHAT domain-containing protein produces MTETPLSITLKEDNSDGFSLPRGYDHELALEKAGAVDIQQKDRYFEIYLINKSYRRSEPAIINLSHDSLFDVVQECRSAWEKALKDLETTRDHPSGAGQIPYHPYENEWHRPVEDEAFRSLGAKLALAGNDLFVSIFERSEDGKLDRIAANLREIARTGSNMLTVSTTHFHIPWRMIYTHPDPEGELASDGSNFEPSGFWGFQHVVEQYPNKYPISDRLNARDGKLDFGAALHERIDTEFKVNCIKRHRDFIQSSTNMLTYAEWTTILGLEKGLSATPFEQQVVYFLCHADMANTSKSPEIAPTLHLADGEINVARFRRLRKKFEPSGPLIFINACRGGQLGTLVRENFSFASQFLEQGAACVVGPQIEVPAVFAGEFGNRFFTEFLQRTDPPPRAGMVLRELTRQMWKRNNPFGLVYSLYAGADCHIRWAEKVTS; encoded by the coding sequence ATGACCGAAACACCCCTCTCGATCACGCTGAAGGAAGACAATTCAGACGGTTTCAGCCTGCCGCGGGGCTACGACCATGAACTGGCTCTTGAGAAGGCCGGCGCGGTTGATATCCAGCAGAAGGACCGCTACTTCGAAATATATCTGATCAACAAGAGTTATCGCCGTAGCGAACCCGCTATCATCAATCTGAGTCATGATAGCCTATTTGATGTCGTCCAAGAGTGTCGGAGCGCATGGGAGAAGGCGCTCAAAGACCTGGAGACCACGCGTGACCACCCTAGCGGCGCGGGGCAGATTCCGTATCACCCTTATGAGAACGAATGGCATAGGCCAGTTGAAGACGAGGCATTTCGCTCACTTGGTGCGAAGTTAGCTCTGGCCGGCAACGACCTGTTCGTCAGCATCTTTGAGCGAAGCGAGGACGGGAAGCTTGATAGAATTGCGGCCAATCTGCGTGAGATCGCGCGGACAGGGAGCAACATGCTGACGGTCAGTACCACGCATTTCCACATTCCATGGCGAATGATTTACACGCACCCTGACCCGGAGGGCGAACTTGCCTCCGACGGCAGCAATTTCGAGCCATCCGGATTCTGGGGGTTCCAACACGTTGTCGAGCAGTATCCCAACAAATACCCAATCAGCGACAGATTGAACGCTCGCGACGGCAAGCTTGACTTTGGCGCGGCACTGCATGAGCGCATTGATACAGAGTTTAAGGTCAACTGCATAAAGCGGCATCGCGACTTTATTCAGTCGAGCACGAACATGTTGACTTACGCCGAATGGACGACAATCCTCGGGCTTGAAAAGGGACTATCTGCAACGCCGTTCGAGCAGCAGGTGGTTTACTTCCTTTGCCATGCAGATATGGCGAATACTTCCAAGTCCCCGGAAATCGCTCCCACCTTGCATCTCGCCGATGGCGAAATAAACGTCGCCCGGTTCCGTCGGCTCAGGAAGAAGTTCGAGCCAAGCGGCCCGCTCATCTTCATCAACGCCTGTCGAGGTGGTCAGCTCGGCACATTGGTACGCGAAAATTTCTCCTTTGCATCGCAATTTCTCGAACAAGGCGCCGCCTGTGTGGTCGGACCACAGATTGAAGTCCCGGCTGTCTTCGCCGGCGAGTTCGGCAACCGCTTTTTCACGGAATTCTTGCAGCGCACCGACCCACCGCCACGAGCTGGCATGGTTCTGCGTGAACTCACACGACAGATGTGGAAACGCAACAATCCGTTTGGCTTGGTCTATAGCCTGTATGCAGGAGCTGATTGTCATATCCGCTGGGCGGAGAAGGTTACTTCATGA
- a CDS encoding nucleotidyltransferase: MGVGEDFQKFRDTYQITSELITSISYRYKRITRQLNTDFWSTNSDTAHSLYVGSYGRDTAAKGLSDLDIGFILPNAVYHQYNGHQGNGQSALLQAVKRSMQKTYPTSEISGDGQVVVISFNDNLTFEVLPAFENHNSDSWTYPNANNGGSWKVCNPRAEIAAINTRNSLTNRNLKYLSRMMRIWARQCAVPISGMLIDTLAYQFIEAYQYRDKSFLYHDFMARDFFDYLAKQDQNKTAWRAPGSGSHVHRAGLFECKARSAYLRATEAIQYNDDNHEWSRRQKWRDVFGSLYPG; encoded by the coding sequence ATGGGCGTCGGGGAAGACTTTCAAAAATTCAGGGACACCTACCAGATCACGAGCGAGCTGATCACGTCGATCTCGTATCGCTACAAGCGCATCACCCGCCAGCTCAACACCGATTTCTGGAGCACCAATTCCGACACCGCGCACAGCCTCTATGTCGGCTCCTACGGCCGCGACACCGCCGCCAAGGGCCTCAGCGATCTCGACATCGGCTTCATCCTGCCCAATGCGGTCTACCACCAGTACAACGGCCATCAGGGCAACGGACAATCCGCCCTGCTCCAGGCCGTCAAGCGATCGATGCAGAAGACGTATCCGACCTCGGAGATTTCCGGCGACGGCCAGGTCGTCGTGATCTCGTTCAACGACAATCTGACCTTCGAGGTGCTGCCGGCGTTCGAGAACCACAACAGCGATAGCTGGACCTATCCCAATGCCAACAACGGCGGCAGCTGGAAGGTCTGCAATCCCAGGGCCGAGATTGCCGCGATCAACACACGTAACTCCTTGACCAACCGGAACCTGAAATATCTGTCCCGGATGATGCGCATCTGGGCGCGCCAATGCGCGGTGCCGATCAGCGGCATGCTGATCGACACGCTGGCCTACCAGTTCATCGAAGCCTACCAGTATCGCGACAAGTCGTTCCTGTACCATGATTTCATGGCGCGCGATTTCTTCGACTATCTCGCAAAACAGGATCAGAACAAGACGGCCTGGCGCGCGCCCGGGAGCGGCTCCCACGTCCACCGCGCGGGCCTGTTCGAATGCAAGGCGCGCAGTGCATATCTTCGCGCCACGGAGGCGATCCAGTACAATGACGACAATCACGAATGGTCCCGACGACAAAAATGGAGAGACGTATTTGGCTCCCTTTATCCCGGCTGA
- a CDS encoding cupredoxin family protein, with protein sequence MKHITTAAFTVAVLTLAFALAWAGAGSANHSHDDLYAAVEPGDSTKSVRVVQITMGEADGKMFFTPSKVDVKLGEQINFALRNAGELDHEFVPASTADNQKHAEAMMKHPNMEHDDPNAKKLAPKKADEIIWKFSKAGEFEFACLIPGHRESGMVGTVTVK encoded by the coding sequence ATGAAACATATCACGACGGCCGCATTTACGGTCGCAGTATTGACGCTTGCCTTTGCTCTCGCATGGGCAGGTGCCGGATCAGCCAACCACAGCCATGACGATTTATACGCCGCAGTCGAACCCGGCGATTCCACAAAGTCCGTAAGAGTGGTTCAGATCACGATGGGAGAGGCGGACGGGAAGATGTTCTTCACGCCCTCTAAGGTCGACGTGAAGCTGGGCGAGCAGATCAACTTCGCTCTGCGCAATGCTGGCGAACTCGACCATGAATTCGTCCCTGCTTCCACAGCGGACAATCAAAAGCATGCCGAGGCCATGATGAAGCATCCAAACATGGAGCACGACGATCCGAACGCTAAAAAACTGGCGCCCAAAAAGGCCGATGAGATCATTTGGAAGTTCAGCAAAGCGGGTGAATTTGAGTTTGCGTGCTTGATTCCGGGGCACCGGGAGTCCGGCATGGTCGGCACCGTGACCGTCAAGTGA
- a CDS encoding copper-binding protein, translating to MKQRKSNEDRESRQRTGFNCVLYGAWAQSDAISGEIKNIDEAAGKVTSKHGPAKSLGMDEPMTMVYRVKHPAVLKQIKVEFEAENGDSGYTVTKLQKK from the coding sequence CTGAAGCAAAGGAAGTCAAATGAAGATCGTGAAAGTCGCCAGCGTACTGGTTTCAATTGTGTTCTCTACGGCGCATGGGCACAAAGCGACGCAATTAGCGGCGAGATTAAGAATATCGATGAGGCGGCTGGGAAGGTCACATCGAAGCATGGTCCTGCAAAGAGCCTCGGAATGGACGAGCCGATGACCATGGTCTACCGCGTGAAGCATCCGGCAGTGCTCAAACAGATCAAGGTTGAGTTCGAGGCCGAGAACGGCGATTCTGGCTACACGGTGACCAAGCTTCAGAAGAAGTGA
- a CDS encoding phospholipase D-like domain-containing protein: MNATIGSSLSRSLVSELGDDCAAAAQLAAAIADRPAGTIDNASLGFMPRATLSRVAADFVRRGWLTPSDSGWRTGPTPLPRAVVSFLEGAAAMRSHDAFRETATAIVTMPPPPSAIAAALAQTGMAYASLVSTNEALRAVADKAVDTFTIMTPFLNQEGLEFAQELFARTRAPKRRIIVRTPGDATRIVLNNAATLATLGIEAFDYTIGVGEGYETFHAKAALADNELAYAGSANITVFARHSMDLGFLVEGRSARVVANVVRAVIKIASPIPLG, encoded by the coding sequence ATGAACGCGACGATCGGAAGCTCGCTGTCGAGATCGCTGGTCAGCGAACTGGGCGACGACTGCGCGGCAGCCGCCCAGTTGGCCGCAGCCATCGCCGATCGTCCGGCCGGGACCATCGACAACGCCAGCTTGGGATTTATGCCGAGAGCCACGCTGTCTCGCGTCGCTGCCGATTTCGTCAGACGCGGTTGGCTGACGCCATCCGATTCCGGATGGAGGACCGGACCGACCCCTCTACCGCGTGCCGTCGTTTCCTTCTTGGAAGGTGCGGCCGCGATGCGCTCCCACGATGCGTTCCGGGAAACGGCCACCGCAATCGTGACCATGCCGCCCCCGCCGAGCGCCATCGCCGCGGCCCTTGCGCAGACTGGGATGGCCTACGCTTCACTTGTTTCTACCAACGAAGCTCTGCGAGCGGTCGCAGACAAGGCCGTGGATACCTTCACGATCATGACGCCGTTCCTAAATCAGGAGGGACTTGAGTTCGCGCAGGAGCTTTTCGCCCGAACCAGAGCGCCGAAGAGGAGAATCATCGTCCGCACACCTGGTGATGCGACGCGCATTGTTCTCAACAACGCCGCGACCTTGGCAACGCTCGGCATCGAAGCGTTCGACTACACGATCGGAGTCGGAGAAGGCTATGAAACCTTTCATGCGAAGGCTGCGCTGGCCGACAATGAACTTGCCTACGCCGGTAGCGCGAACATAACGGTTTTCGCCAGGCACTCGATGGATCTTGGATTTTTGGTTGAAGGTCGGTCAGCAAGAGTGGTCGCAAACGTGGTGCGCGCCGTCATCAAGATCGCTTCGCCCATACCTCTTGGCTGA
- a CDS encoding DEAD/DEAH box helicase family protein, which translates to MAEPTAVAGMSADDRQELKEAVCDAVLERTRQAVSGDGEFGRIVVGDRPARKLSSGFILPRLDENGDDESSDIRIATHGLDFRILLRTTGALAIQPVFSCYVRALPTTDELFARNGWLIPPPGFSQAAKTQIRDQIRQRAKAEIPQGASSSERFRIRSQISREVHLAMGVALPRGAPPPPIGDNPEIDDAQPDTGATDPLAPTGAERLRIPSAMSQRYDVPQKWIRLAVPLAPLTLPLPCDPAAWTTASLAYKQVLETAIKTSYRSWLATEEGKANAWRKLNPPSEAFWSRENWERFLTDARARPTSEADLLPDFDIQVLAQALPDPLVDGAFSVRIALENLQENDSAQESGLFGVALAVDIPVDALGPMRLERFRRSYHLAGFMTMPAIGVNGGVEDLGTFEGHRRLRTTWMPRFVLPRTKATEISDVVTQYEALSSADTEIVSLEALSAEMDRWIDRVARTTAITQPGEQGTEADEAAQRTRFEDDLQAWRREADRIRKGIRLVARSQQAWRSDAGSQAAIPYRAWLLLNRTFARANPSSQDQRPGWRLFQLAFVLAHVPTFASRVPAYADEFDAAFDEDAASLLYMATGGGKTEAFFGVLVFALFIDRLRGKARGVTAMMHYPLRLLTVQQAQRLARLLAKAEMVRRREGVGGAPFEVGFWVGSGNTPNATETRSGTLSDEMRCIPVVDSPRARDEQAILDGQEKADREYVTANAAWNKLPRCPFCSSARDTGLRFYPERHNRLGIVCFNTRCEWNVETTDRQGQAEPLPFLMIDTDIYRAAPSVLLGTIDKLALLGQNVSTIDKVAGMFGMARHVQGGPLGLLHMIGSPQANETPADYRRVAPSFRSGEEVFFDPFPSLIVQDEMHLLEESLGTFGGIFETALFQWLTRLALLLGNRVVEVPSAPGRPRLPHVVGATATAADVAKHTRALYQRRVVQFPHPGPALHEGFYTRMAAFDPAGDAAAARAASGITPRGLELAAPWGRVYASLMTNGRLHTVTTLSVLAAHAATITRWQRDLSATDPAKQTRAAEEMISSVSTAPWSERRVAALRSAAQDGRYDRLAQLVDLHRIELTYVTNKKGGDQILSALETEVREVHAAMGEQYALADFSMELISGGVDIADIQGVIRKAESKFDPMADDISTALRGIVATSAISHGVDVEFFNAMAFAGMPSDIAEYIQASSRVGRTHVGFSLLIPIPQTRRDRFIVEVHESFHRLLERMISPPAVERWADRAIKRTIPSMVQTWLAGVRHNERFLPAPDDQKGPVALPSTVEAAARLLRSRQDFDDCVRFVGAAIGIGAPIGSPTNPEYYGNLARSEVERIRQVLDSKNYTGSLNDFWKATNTDLMRPMTSLRDVDVQGRIEGSRRSQTNKAITEEQLTDAISMIRNRGVALGRRGAYSELDSGADTGQNS; encoded by the coding sequence ATGGCTGAACCGACCGCTGTGGCCGGCATGTCTGCCGACGACCGACAAGAGCTGAAGGAGGCGGTCTGCGATGCGGTGCTGGAGCGCACACGTCAAGCCGTCAGCGGCGACGGCGAATTCGGCAGGATCGTCGTAGGCGACCGCCCCGCACGAAAGCTTTCAAGCGGTTTCATTCTGCCCCGCCTCGACGAGAACGGCGACGATGAGTCCAGCGACATACGGATCGCTACGCACGGCCTCGACTTCCGGATTCTGCTGCGCACCACGGGCGCTCTCGCCATCCAACCGGTTTTTAGCTGCTATGTGCGCGCGCTGCCGACGACCGACGAGCTCTTCGCGCGCAACGGATGGCTCATACCGCCGCCCGGATTCAGCCAGGCCGCCAAGACGCAGATCAGGGATCAAATCCGCCAGAGGGCTAAGGCCGAGATCCCCCAAGGTGCGTCTTCCAGCGAGCGCTTTCGCATTCGATCGCAGATATCCCGCGAGGTCCATTTGGCGATGGGCGTCGCGCTGCCTCGCGGGGCTCCCCCTCCCCCGATCGGCGACAATCCGGAGATCGACGATGCACAGCCTGATACTGGAGCCACCGACCCTCTCGCTCCGACGGGCGCGGAACGACTTCGGATTCCGAGCGCAATGTCGCAGCGGTACGACGTGCCGCAGAAGTGGATCAGATTGGCGGTACCTCTGGCCCCACTGACGCTGCCGCTTCCGTGCGACCCGGCGGCTTGGACCACCGCTTCGCTGGCGTACAAGCAGGTGCTCGAGACCGCGATCAAGACTTCCTATCGAAGCTGGCTGGCAACGGAGGAAGGCAAGGCGAACGCCTGGCGGAAATTGAATCCTCCATCCGAGGCGTTCTGGTCGCGGGAGAACTGGGAGCGCTTCCTTACCGATGCGCGCGCGCGACCTACGTCCGAGGCTGACCTCTTACCGGATTTCGATATCCAGGTACTCGCTCAGGCCCTGCCAGACCCGCTGGTCGATGGAGCCTTCTCCGTGCGGATCGCGCTGGAAAACCTGCAGGAGAACGACTCCGCGCAGGAGTCCGGGCTTTTCGGCGTTGCTCTCGCGGTCGACATTCCTGTCGACGCCTTGGGTCCGATGCGCCTAGAGCGCTTCCGCCGCAGTTATCATCTGGCCGGCTTCATGACGATGCCGGCGATCGGCGTCAATGGAGGTGTCGAAGATCTCGGCACCTTCGAGGGACATCGTAGGCTTCGTACCACCTGGATGCCACGCTTCGTGTTGCCGCGCACCAAGGCAACCGAGATTTCGGACGTTGTCACTCAATACGAGGCCCTCTCCTCCGCCGACACCGAAATCGTTTCGCTCGAGGCGCTCTCAGCCGAGATGGACCGCTGGATCGATCGGGTGGCAAGAACCACTGCCATCACTCAACCGGGCGAGCAGGGGACGGAAGCGGACGAGGCTGCGCAACGGACGAGGTTCGAAGACGATCTGCAGGCCTGGCGCCGCGAGGCGGATCGGATCAGAAAAGGGATCCGCCTCGTCGCTCGATCGCAGCAGGCTTGGCGCAGCGACGCAGGGTCTCAAGCCGCGATTCCGTACCGAGCTTGGCTACTCCTTAACCGGACCTTTGCGAGAGCAAACCCTTCTTCGCAGGATCAGAGGCCCGGTTGGCGTCTATTCCAGCTTGCATTCGTACTCGCCCACGTGCCGACCTTCGCCTCGCGCGTTCCTGCATACGCGGACGAGTTCGATGCTGCCTTCGATGAAGATGCCGCGAGCCTTCTCTACATGGCCACCGGCGGCGGCAAGACCGAGGCTTTCTTCGGCGTGCTTGTCTTCGCGCTCTTCATCGATCGCCTGCGCGGAAAGGCGCGCGGCGTCACGGCCATGATGCACTATCCGCTACGCCTTTTGACCGTGCAGCAGGCGCAGCGCCTCGCCCGGCTGCTGGCGAAGGCGGAGATGGTTCGGCGTCGCGAAGGGGTGGGCGGCGCACCGTTCGAGGTTGGCTTCTGGGTAGGCAGCGGAAATACGCCGAATGCGACCGAAACGAGATCGGGCACCTTGTCTGACGAGATGAGGTGCATTCCCGTCGTCGACAGTCCGCGCGCCCGAGACGAACAGGCGATCCTCGACGGACAGGAAAAGGCGGACCGGGAATACGTCACGGCAAACGCGGCCTGGAACAAGCTGCCCCGCTGTCCATTCTGCAGCTCGGCGCGCGACACGGGCTTGCGGTTCTATCCGGAGCGGCACAATCGACTGGGCATCGTCTGCTTCAACACCCGGTGCGAATGGAATGTGGAGACGACCGACCGGCAGGGCCAAGCCGAACCGCTCCCGTTCCTGATGATCGACACGGACATCTACCGGGCCGCACCATCGGTGCTGCTCGGGACGATCGACAAGCTGGCCCTCCTCGGCCAGAACGTCAGCACCATCGATAAAGTCGCCGGCATGTTCGGCATGGCCCGGCACGTGCAAGGTGGCCCCTTGGGGCTGCTGCACATGATTGGCAGCCCCCAAGCGAACGAGACGCCGGCGGACTACAGACGAGTGGCACCTTCGTTCCGGTCCGGGGAAGAGGTTTTCTTCGATCCGTTTCCGAGCCTGATCGTCCAAGACGAGATGCACCTTCTCGAGGAGAGCCTCGGCACGTTCGGCGGCATCTTCGAGACGGCGCTATTTCAATGGTTGACGCGCTTGGCGCTCTTGTTGGGAAATCGCGTGGTGGAGGTGCCATCCGCGCCGGGTCGGCCCCGCCTTCCTCACGTAGTGGGCGCGACGGCAACGGCGGCCGACGTCGCCAAACACACGCGCGCACTTTACCAGCGCAGGGTCGTCCAGTTTCCGCATCCCGGTCCGGCCCTTCACGAAGGTTTCTACACCCGAATGGCGGCGTTCGATCCGGCGGGCGACGCAGCGGCAGCTAGGGCTGCTTCTGGGATCACTCCTCGCGGGTTGGAGCTGGCTGCTCCTTGGGGCCGTGTCTATGCGAGCCTCATGACCAACGGCCGGCTTCACACCGTCACGACATTGTCCGTTCTGGCGGCGCATGCGGCAACGATAACGAGATGGCAGCGCGATCTGAGCGCGACCGACCCGGCCAAGCAAACCAGGGCGGCCGAAGAGATGATATCCAGCGTCTCGACGGCGCCATGGTCGGAGCGGCGAGTTGCGGCTCTCCGATCGGCAGCGCAGGACGGCCGATACGACCGGCTGGCGCAACTCGTCGATCTTCACCGCATCGAGCTCACGTATGTCACCAACAAGAAAGGTGGCGATCAGATCCTCTCGGCGCTGGAAACCGAGGTGCGGGAAGTCCATGCCGCCATGGGTGAGCAGTACGCCCTCGCCGACTTCTCCATGGAGCTGATCTCCGGCGGAGTGGACATCGCGGACATTCAGGGCGTCATCCGTAAAGCGGAGTCGAAGTTCGATCCGATGGCCGACGACATCTCGACGGCGCTGCGAGGAATTGTGGCCACATCGGCGATATCGCACGGCGTGGACGTGGAATTCTTTAACGCGATGGCTTTCGCCGGCATGCCCTCGGACATCGCCGAGTACATCCAGGCATCGTCGCGCGTCGGGCGCACGCACGTCGGCTTTTCGCTGCTGATTCCCATTCCGCAGACCCGGCGAGACCGGTTCATCGTGGAGGTCCATGAATCTTTCCATCGACTTCTTGAGAGGATGATTTCTCCGCCCGCGGTCGAACGATGGGCTGATCGCGCCATCAAGCGGACCATTCCTTCCATGGTGCAGACTTGGCTCGCCGGCGTGAGGCACAACGAACGCTTCCTTCCCGCGCCCGACGATCAGAAGGGCCCGGTGGCGCTTCCCTCCACGGTGGAGGCCGCAGCCAGGCTGCTGCGTTCCCGTCAGGACTTCGACGACTGCGTCCGCTTCGTCGGCGCTGCCATCGGCATCGGAGCTCCGATCGGATCGCCTACCAATCCAGAATATTACGGCAATCTCGCCCGTTCCGAGGTTGAGCGCATTCGGCAGGTGCTCGACAGCAAGAACTACACCGGCAGCCTCAACGATTTCTGGAAGGCCACCAACACCGACCTTATGAGGCCGATGACTAGCCTCCGGGACGTGGACGTTCAGGGACGGATCGAGGGCAGCCGGCGTTCGCAGACCAACAAGGCGATCACGGAAGAACAGTTGACCGACGCCATCTCCATGATTCGTAACCGCGGCGTCGCGCTCGGAAGGCGTGGCGCCTACAGCGAACTCGACAGCGGTGCAGACACCGGACAAAACTCATGA
- a CDS encoding SLATT domain-containing protein, with protein sequence MAPFIPADPERYAFESQVRECYGRCAYSHKTQQKMAEGCASRLGHIKLGQIVLSALTTGGAVGVVFDRNSVVYPYATALLAVSLLVLNSYVKDIDPGEAAQKHREAASDIWNIREAYLSLLADSRDPTIALADLRQRRDDLQTQLHKIYRIAPHTSSTAYGRAQDALQNKEDLTFSDAEIDAFLPTSLRRTVKPDPGPAS encoded by the coding sequence TTGGCTCCCTTTATCCCGGCTGACCCGGAGCGCTACGCGTTCGAGAGCCAGGTCCGAGAGTGCTACGGCCGATGCGCATACAGCCATAAGACGCAGCAGAAGATGGCCGAGGGCTGTGCGTCCCGACTCGGGCACATCAAGCTCGGACAAATCGTGCTGTCCGCGCTGACGACGGGCGGCGCGGTCGGCGTCGTCTTCGACCGGAATTCGGTCGTCTACCCCTACGCGACGGCCTTGCTCGCGGTTTCGCTGCTCGTCCTCAACAGTTACGTCAAGGACATCGATCCCGGAGAAGCCGCGCAGAAACACCGGGAAGCCGCCTCGGACATCTGGAACATAAGGGAAGCGTATCTCAGTCTGTTGGCCGACAGCCGCGATCCGACAATTGCTCTGGCGGACCTACGACAACGCCGCGACGATCTGCAGACCCAGCTCCACAAGATCTATCGCATTGCACCCCACACAAGCAGTACTGCGTACGGGCGCGCGCAGGATGCGCTGCAGAACAAGGAAGATCTGACTTTTTCGGATGCCGAGATCGACGCATTCCTGCCAACTTCACTCAGGCGGACCGTCAAACCCGATCCAGGACCAGCCTCATAG